From Triticum urartu cultivar G1812 chromosome 2, Tu2.1, whole genome shotgun sequence, a single genomic window includes:
- the LOC125535045 gene encoding probable alkaline/neutral invertase D: MARAKCAVLLWLLVAVSVKLGRRHIAHNAVELMERRLAKDDFPEYYDGKTGQYIGKQSRKFQAWLVAGYLVAKMLLDDPSNLRVVSLEDDGHTRAASKVSICCTIADAVCLRLLLCSV; this comes from the coding sequence ATGGCGCGCGCAAAATGTGCAGTGCTGCTGTGGCTCCTAGTGGCGGTGAGCGTGAAGCTGGGGCGGCGCCACATCGCCCACAACGCGGTGGAGCTGATGGAGAGGCGTCTGGCCAAGGACGACTTCCCCGAGTACTACGACGGCAAGACGGGGCAGTACATCGGGAAGCAGTCGCGCAAGTTCCAGGCGTGGTTGGTGGCGGGCTACCTGGTGGCCAAGATGCTCCTGGACGACCCCTCCAACCTCCGTGTTGTCTCCCTGGAGGACGACGGCCACACCCGAGCAGCATCTAAAGTTAGCATCTGCTGCACTATCGCTGATGCTGTTTGTTTAAGGCTGTTGCTTTGCTCTGTGTGA